In a genomic window of Candidatus Manganitrophaceae bacterium:
- a CDS encoding flagellar basal body-associated FliL family protein, whose protein sequence is MAEEEKKGEPEKKEPTPKGGSKKKLILIGGAALVLILAGGGFFLMKKGSSETAAVTGEKPVPAKASAEHGGEKMEEKGTGIILDLDPFVVNLADTPEIRYLKVTIKLELSKAEYTQVVNDRTPQIRDSMLILLSSKEYAAIRTVEGKMELRDEILQRLNTILGQKVVKTAYFTDFVAQ, encoded by the coding sequence GTGGCAGAGGAAGAAAAAAAAGGTGAGCCCGAAAAAAAAGAGCCGACCCCAAAAGGAGGCTCGAAAAAGAAATTAATCCTCATCGGCGGGGCGGCCCTCGTTCTCATCTTGGCGGGGGGAGGGTTCTTTCTAATGAAGAAAGGTTCTTCTGAAACCGCGGCGGTGACGGGGGAAAAACCGGTTCCTGCGAAAGCCTCTGCCGAGCATGGCGGGGAGAAGATGGAGGAAAAAGGGACGGGGATCATTTTGGATCTCGACCCCTTCGTCGTGAATTTGGCCGATACGCCAGAGATCCGATACCTCAAGGTGACGATCAAGCTGGAGCTGTCGAAAGCGGAGTATACCCAAGTGGTCAATGACCGCACCCCTCAAATCCGGGACTCGATGCTGATTCTCCTGAGTAGCAAAGAGTATGCGGCGATCCGAACGGTCGAAGGAAAGATGGAACTGCGGGATGAGATCCTTCAACGACTCAATACGATTTTAGGCCAGAAGGTCGTCAAGACCGCTTACTTTACCGATTTTGTGGCGCAATAG
- a CDS encoding flagellar hook assembly protein FlgD: MAINATQATQTTPPTQSTAVTQAVNQLGADTFLRLLTAQLQFQDPLQPMDSTQFVTQLAQFSQVEKAVDMNKSIGTLTQYMASINNYSAAGLIGKNVQVEGSTIPVNGNTSPTLSYQLGGDAKQVLIQISDREGNVVRSLRAGAQPAGLQTVTWNGLDDQGNRLPSGEYTLNVAAVDGSGQPVQATTYTHGQVTGVTFENNIAYLMVNGARVPASGVLRIDN, translated from the coding sequence ATGGCAATTAATGCAACACAGGCAACACAGACCACACCGCCGACACAATCGACGGCGGTCACACAGGCCGTCAATCAACTCGGCGCAGACACTTTCTTAAGGCTGCTGACGGCGCAATTGCAATTCCAGGATCCGCTGCAGCCGATGGACAGCACACAATTTGTCACGCAGCTCGCCCAGTTCAGCCAGGTGGAGAAGGCGGTCGACATGAACAAGAGCATTGGAACGCTCACGCAATATATGGCCTCGATCAATAATTACAGCGCGGCCGGCCTGATTGGCAAGAATGTTCAGGTGGAGGGGAGCACGATTCCGGTCAATGGAAATACATCACCGACCTTAAGCTATCAATTGGGTGGAGATGCAAAACAGGTCTTGATTCAGATCTCCGATAGGGAGGGAAATGTCGTCCGATCCCTCCGAGCGGGCGCGCAGCCAGCAGGATTACAAACCGTGACCTGGAACGGTCTCGATGACCAGGGAAATCGGCTGCCGAGCGGCGAATATACCCTTAACGTGGCTGCGGTGGACGGCAGCGGACAACCGGTCCAGGCGACGACCTATACCCACGGGCAGGTGACCGGCGTGACGTTCGAGAACAACATCGCTTATCTGATGGTGAACGGCGCGCGGGTGCCGGCGTCGGGCGTATTGCGGATCGATAACTAA
- a CDS encoding flagellar hook protein FlgE produces MAILTSLFSSVSGINAFGTGLSVVSNNIANMATVGFKDSSIAFADVIGGNLSGASSGSEVGHGVSVNSIRSQFTQGSFETTGNGLDLALDGDGFFQLQSPAGAEAFTRAGLFSVNKDGFIVNPDGLFLQGYQADPTGNLSGQVGNLNVPSTTFPPQATTALDLVANIDSRATAPAAFDVNNPTTTSNFSTSLSVFDSLGNGHLVSVYFRKDAPVVPAPSGGNTWQWFAVVNANDSASGTAQIQAQGTLTFTPNGELDTEATGVSPTGGFDFSGGAAQNQAISLDFGNSITTDGGTGMDGVTQFGSTSAVLNQIQDGYGSGSLQRISVNNDGLITGLFTNGKSRTLGGITLGRFNNPQGLGKLGNNLYAISAESGQPILGAPNSAGMGKILPNSLELSNVDLAEQFVKMIEFQRGFQANSRVITVTDGMLQELVNLVH; encoded by the coding sequence ATGGCCATTTTAACGTCTCTTTTTTCAAGCGTCAGCGGGATCAATGCCTTCGGAACCGGCCTTTCGGTCGTCAGCAATAATATCGCGAACATGGCGACCGTCGGTTTTAAAGACAGCAGCATCGCCTTCGCCGATGTGATTGGAGGAAACTTAAGCGGGGCGTCGAGCGGATCCGAAGTAGGACATGGGGTTTCTGTGAACAGTATCCGAAGCCAGTTTACCCAGGGCTCGTTCGAGACGACCGGCAATGGCCTCGACCTGGCGCTCGATGGAGATGGATTCTTTCAATTGCAATCGCCAGCGGGTGCGGAAGCCTTCACGCGCGCCGGGCTTTTCAGTGTCAATAAAGACGGATTTATCGTAAATCCGGACGGTCTCTTTCTCCAGGGGTATCAGGCCGACCCCACCGGCAATCTCAGCGGCCAGGTGGGGAATCTTAATGTGCCCTCCACGACGTTTCCCCCGCAAGCAACCACCGCACTGGACCTGGTGGCTAATATTGATTCCCGTGCGACGGCCCCCGCTGCTTTCGACGTAAACAATCCGACGACCACTTCCAATTTCTCGACGAGCCTCAGCGTCTTCGATTCGTTGGGGAATGGCCATTTGGTCTCCGTTTATTTCAGGAAGGATGCGCCCGTGGTGCCGGCGCCGAGCGGGGGGAATACCTGGCAGTGGTTCGCGGTCGTTAATGCGAACGATTCGGCCAGCGGAACTGCACAGATCCAGGCACAGGGGACATTGACCTTCACGCCGAATGGTGAGCTTGATACGGAGGCCACCGGCGTTTCTCCCACCGGCGGTTTCGACTTTTCCGGAGGGGCGGCACAGAATCAGGCGATCAGCCTCGATTTCGGCAACAGCATCACCACGGACGGTGGAACCGGGATGGACGGCGTCACCCAATTCGGATCGACGTCGGCGGTCCTCAACCAGATACAAGATGGGTATGGCTCCGGATCGCTTCAGCGGATCTCCGTCAACAACGACGGGTTGATCACCGGTCTATTCACCAACGGGAAGAGCCGGACTCTCGGCGGGATCACGCTCGGCCGGTTCAATAATCCGCAGGGGCTGGGCAAGCTTGGCAATAATCTCTACGCCATCTCCGCCGAATCCGGCCAGCCGATCTTAGGCGCGCCGAATTCTGCCGGCATGGGAAAGATTCTTCCAAATTCACTTGAACTGTCGAACGTCGATTTGGCTGAACAGTTTGTGAAGATGATCGAATTCCAGCGGGGATTTCAGGCCAATTCTCGCGTGATCACCGTTACGGACGGAATGCTCCAGGAACTCGTCAATCTGGTCCATTAA
- the fliM gene encoding flagellar motor switch protein FliM, producing the protein MPEKILSQEEVDALLKGVSDGKVSTRPTAAPLQGVQSYDFSIRDPIPPGGMSGLEFAHERFARFFQAALSSAVRKEIGVQPMPIQVLSFEAFMKDIPAPISLSLVKVEPLKGQAVILMKAETLYTLLDLLFGGSGQGEGKPAATEFTPIEQRVIRRVIGMILEEFQKAWAPLFPLKASLIRSESNPQFTKVMSPAESVIRISFKMQIEEQAREILLALPYNAMEPVFEKLVGGLQGAAREVDPEWTARFRSEVTDCWVSMTAELGAAVLTVQQITQLAVGDVIVLEKKVDDDLEMKVEGRPKFRGHPGVHRGKPAFQISSLIR; encoded by the coding sequence ATGCCGGAAAAAATCTTATCTCAGGAAGAGGTCGATGCCCTTCTCAAAGGGGTCAGCGATGGAAAGGTCAGCACCCGTCCGACCGCGGCGCCGCTGCAGGGGGTTCAATCGTATGACTTTTCCATCCGTGACCCGATTCCTCCCGGGGGGATGTCGGGCCTGGAATTCGCCCATGAGCGTTTCGCCCGTTTTTTTCAAGCCGCGCTCTCTTCTGCGGTCCGGAAAGAGATCGGGGTTCAGCCGATGCCGATTCAGGTCCTCTCCTTTGAGGCGTTTATGAAGGATATCCCGGCCCCGATCAGCCTCAGCCTGGTGAAGGTGGAGCCGCTGAAAGGCCAGGCGGTCATCCTAATGAAGGCCGAAACCCTCTATACCCTTCTCGATCTCCTCTTTGGAGGGAGCGGTCAGGGCGAGGGGAAACCCGCTGCGACGGAGTTTACGCCGATTGAGCAGCGGGTGATCCGGAGGGTGATCGGGATGATTCTCGAGGAGTTCCAAAAGGCCTGGGCGCCGCTTTTCCCGCTTAAGGCCTCATTGATCCGTTCCGAGAGCAATCCCCAATTTACCAAGGTGATGAGTCCGGCCGAGTCGGTGATCCGGATTTCTTTCAAAATGCAGATTGAAGAGCAAGCGAGAGAGATTCTGCTTGCCCTTCCTTATAACGCCATGGAGCCGGTTTTTGAAAAGCTCGTCGGCGGTTTACAGGGTGCTGCACGAGAGGTCGATCCGGAGTGGACCGCCCGTTTTCGGTCCGAGGTCACCGACTGTTGGGTTTCGATGACGGCGGAATTGGGCGCGGCCGTTTTGACGGTTCAGCAAATTACGCAGCTGGCGGTGGGAGATGTCATTGTTCTCGAGAAAAAAGTGGATGACGACTTGGAAATGAAGGTGGAAGGAAGACCGAAATTTCGAGGGCACCCCGGCGTTCATCGAGGGAAACCCGCTTTTCAGATCTCTTCACTGATTCGTTAG